The following are encoded together in the Tursiops truncatus isolate mTurTru1 chromosome 10, mTurTru1.mat.Y, whole genome shotgun sequence genome:
- the ACY1 gene encoding aminoacylase-1 isoform X2: protein MASKRREGEHPSVTLFRQYLRIRTVQPEPDYGAAVAFLEERACQLGLGCQKVEEHWSHDPFEAFKDADGYIYGRGAQDMKCVSIQYLEAVRRLKVEGHHFPRTIHMTFVPDEEIGGHQGMELFVKRPEFQALRAGFALDEGLANPTDAFTVFYSERSPWWVQVTSTGKPGHGSRFIEDTAAEKLHKVVSSILAFREKERQRLQSDPQLKQGAVTSVNLTKLEGGVAYNVVPATMSASFDFRVAPDVDLKAFEEQLQGWCQAAGEGVTFEFAQKWTEPRVTSTDDSDPWWAAFSGVCKDMNLTLEPEIFPAATDSRYLRAVGVPALGFSPMNHTPVLLHDHDERLHEAMFLRGIDIYTRLLPALASVPALPSES from the exons ATGGCCAGCAAGCGTCGTGAAGGCGAGCACCCATCCGTGACGCTCTTCCGTCAGTACCTGCGCATCCGCACCGTCCAACCCGAGCCCGACTACG GGGCTGCCGTGGCCTTCCTTGAGGAGAGAGCCTGCCAACTGGGCCTGGGCTGTCAGAAAGTGGAG gaacATTGGAGTCATGACCCCTTTGAAGCCTTCAAGGATGCTGACGGCTACATCTATGGCAGGGGCGCCCAGGACATGAAGTGTGTCAGCATCCA GTACCTGGAGGCTGTGAGGAGGCTGAAGGTTGAGGGCCACCATTTCCCCAGAACCATCCACATGACCTTTGTGCCAG atgaggagattgGGGGTCACCAAGGCATGGAGCTGTTTGTGAAGCGGCCCGAGTTCCAGGCCCTGAGGGCTGGCTTCGCCCTGGATGAGG GCCTGGCCAACCCCACTGACGCCTTCACTGTGTTTTACAGTGAGCGGAGCCCCTGGT GGGTGCAGGTCACAAGCACTGGGAAGCCAGGCCACGGCTCACGATTCATTGAGGACACGGCAGCAGAGAAGCTG CACAAGGTTGTGAGCTCTATCCTGGCTTTTCGGGAGAAGGAGAGGCAGAG GCTGCAGTCAGACCCTCAGCTGAAGCAGGGGGCCGTAACCTCCGTGAACCTGACTAAGCTAGAGGGTGGTGTAGCCTATAATGTGGTACCTGCCACTATGAGCGCCAGCTTTGACTTCCGCGTggcaccagatgtggacctgaaG GCTTTCGAGGAGCAGCTGCAGGGCTGGTGCCAGGCAGCTGGCGAAGGGGTCACCTTCGAGTTTGCTCAG AAATGGACAGAGCCCCGAGTGACATCTACTGATGATTCAGACCCCTGGTGGGCAGCTTTTAGTGGGGTCTGCAAGGACAT GAACCTCACCCTGGAGCCGGAGATCTTCCCCGCTGCCACAGACAGCCGCTATCTTCGCGCG GTGGGGGTCCCAGCTCTGGGCTTCTCACCCATGAACCACACACCCGTGCTGCTCCACGACCACGATGAACGGCTGCACGAGGCCATGTTCCTCCGCGGGATCGACATATACACTCGGCTGCTGCCTGCCCTGGCCAGCGTGCCCGCCCTGCCCAGCGAAAGCTGA
- the ABHD14A gene encoding protein ABHD14A isoform X1 yields the protein MGSRGPCRGSALPSSPSPLLLQTVVQNSMTRSQVALLGLGLLFMLLLYVGLPGPPEQTSWLWGDPNVTILAGLTPGSSPIFYREVLPLHRARRVDVVLLHGKAFNSRTWEQLGTLQLLAQRGYRAVALDLPGFGNSAPSKEASTEAGRAQLLERVLQDLEVQNVVLVSPSLSGCYALPFLMQGHHQLHGFVPIAPASTQNYTQEQFQAVKTPTLILYGELDRVLAWESLRQLRHLPNHSVVKLRDAGHACYLHKPQDFHLVLLAFLDHLP from the exons ATGGGGTCCAGGGGACCTTGCAGGGGCTCAGCCCtaccctcttctccctctcctctcctcctccagactGTGGTACAGAACTCCATGACCCGGTCCCAGGTCGCcctgctgggcctgggcctgctGTTCATGCTGCTACTGTATGTGGGGCTGCCAGGACCCCCTGAGCAGACCTCCTGGCTCTGGGGAGACCCCAATGTCACAATCCTGGCTGGTCTCACCCCTGGCAGCTCCCCCATTTTTTATCGCGAGGTGCTCCCACTTCACCGGGCCCGCAG GGTGGATGTGGTGCTGCTCCATGGAAAGGCCTTTAACTCCCGGACATGGGAGCAGCTGGGCACACTGCAGCTGCTGGCACAGAGGGGCTACCGGGCCGTGGCCCTTGACCTCCCAG GTTTTGGGAACTCGGCACCTTCGAAGGAGGCAAGCACAGAGGCAGGGCGGGCACAGCTGTTGGAGCGAGTGCTGCAGGACCTAGAGGTGCAGAATGTCGTGCTGGTGAGCCCTTCACTGAGTGGCTGCTATGCCCTGCCCTTCCTGATGCAAGGCCACCACCAGCTGCATGGATTCGTGCCCATTGCACCTGCGTCCACCCAGAACTACACCCAAGAACAGTTCCAGGCCGTGAAG ACCCCGACTCTCATCCTGTATGGGGAGCTGGACCGCGTCCTGGCTTGGGAGTCACTGCGGCAGCTCCGCCACCTGCCTAACCACTCTGTGGTGAAGCTGCGCGATGCAGGCCATGCCTGCTACCTCCACAAACCACAAGACTTCCACCTCGTCCTTCTTGCCTTCCTTGACCATCTGCCTTGA
- the ABHD14B gene encoding putative protein-lysine deacylase ABHD14B isoform X1: MHVEQLAEGLGAGPCPVLGARGAEGRGETETAVRRLGLAAPVGPGTACGHKRAPRSTARPTPSGGPHPCFPAPGPSRRLHSPASYLREPTQLPRCFTSTAGGMADVEQHEGTIQVQGQRLFFREAHPASGQATRFSVLLLHGIRFSSETWQNLGTLHRLAQAGYWAVAIDLPGLGRSKEATAPAPVGELVPSSFLATVVDALDMGPPVVISPSLSGMYSLPFLVAPGSQIRGYVPVAPICTDKINAADYARVKVPLCGRLRCPCQEQGTVHPWVLGNQRGSFREELNHQTPPFWCTRQKITVASPVLNCVLGHTQIHTSPNHPCTGPTCLSLSFAVTPGRDQSDGEGWN; this comes from the exons ATGCATGTGGAGCAGCTCGCTGAGGGTCTCGGGGCCGGACCCTGTCCGGTGCTTGGGGCACGTGGGGCCGAGGGgcgtggggaaactgagacagcTGTGAGAAGGCTGGGTCTAGCAGCACCCGTCGGCCCTGGGACGGCTTGCGGCCACAAGCGGGCGCCCCGGAGCACGGCCCGGCCCACGCCCTCCGGCGGGCCACATCCCTGCTTCCCCGCCCCGGGCCCCAGTCGCCGCCTGCACTCGCCTGCCTCCTATTTGCGAGAGCCCACGCAGCTCCCCAG GTGCTTCACCAGCACAGCAGGAGGTATGGCGGACGTGGAGCAGCACGAGGGCACCATCCAGGTGCAGGGCCAGAGACTCTTTTTCCGAGAGGCTCACCCGGCCAGTGGGCAGGCCACCCGCTTCTCCGTGCTGCTGTTGCATGGCATACGCTTCTCCTCCGAGACCTGGCAGAACCTGGGCACGCTGCACAGGCTGGCCCAGGCTGGCTACTGGGCTGTGGCCATTGACCTGCCAG GTCTGGGGCGATCCAAGGAAGCAACAGCCCCTGCCCCTGTTGGGGAGCTGGTCCCCAGCAGCTTTCTGGCAACTGTGGTGGATGCCTTGGATATGGGCCCCCCAGTCGTGATCAGCCCATCGTTGAGTGGCATGTACTCCCTGCCCTTCCTCGTGGCCCCAGGCTCCCAGATCCGGGGCTATGTGCCAGTGGCCCCCATCTGCACTGACAAAATCAATGCTGCCGACTATGCCAGAGTGAAGGTACCCCTATGTGGGAGGTTGAGATGTCCCTGCCAGGAGCAAGGAACAGTCCATCCCTGGGTACTGGGTAACCAAAGGGGTAGCTTCCGGGAGGAGTTGAACCACCAAACTCCGCCCTTTTGGTGTACTAGGCAGAAGATTACTGTGGCAAGCCCTGTGCTAAACTGTGTGCTGGGGCATACACAAATTCATACCTCTCCAAACCATCCCTGCACTGGGCCAACTTGTCTCTCTCTGTCATTTGCAGTGACCCCAGGGAGAGACCAAAGTGATGGGGAGGGCTGGAATTGA
- the ABHD14A gene encoding protein ABHD14A isoform X2 translates to MTRSQVALLGLGLLFMLLLYVGLPGPPEQTSWLWGDPNVTILAGLTPGSSPIFYREVLPLHRARRVDVVLLHGKAFNSRTWEQLGTLQLLAQRGYRAVALDLPGFGNSAPSKEASTEAGRAQLLERVLQDLEVQNVVLVSPSLSGCYALPFLMQGHHQLHGFVPIAPASTQNYTQEQFQAVKTPTLILYGELDRVLAWESLRQLRHLPNHSVVKLRDAGHACYLHKPQDFHLVLLAFLDHLP, encoded by the exons ATGACCCGGTCCCAGGTCGCcctgctgggcctgggcctgctGTTCATGCTGCTACTGTATGTGGGGCTGCCAGGACCCCCTGAGCAGACCTCCTGGCTCTGGGGAGACCCCAATGTCACAATCCTGGCTGGTCTCACCCCTGGCAGCTCCCCCATTTTTTATCGCGAGGTGCTCCCACTTCACCGGGCCCGCAG GGTGGATGTGGTGCTGCTCCATGGAAAGGCCTTTAACTCCCGGACATGGGAGCAGCTGGGCACACTGCAGCTGCTGGCACAGAGGGGCTACCGGGCCGTGGCCCTTGACCTCCCAG GTTTTGGGAACTCGGCACCTTCGAAGGAGGCAAGCACAGAGGCAGGGCGGGCACAGCTGTTGGAGCGAGTGCTGCAGGACCTAGAGGTGCAGAATGTCGTGCTGGTGAGCCCTTCACTGAGTGGCTGCTATGCCCTGCCCTTCCTGATGCAAGGCCACCACCAGCTGCATGGATTCGTGCCCATTGCACCTGCGTCCACCCAGAACTACACCCAAGAACAGTTCCAGGCCGTGAAG ACCCCGACTCTCATCCTGTATGGGGAGCTGGACCGCGTCCTGGCTTGGGAGTCACTGCGGCAGCTCCGCCACCTGCCTAACCACTCTGTGGTGAAGCTGCGCGATGCAGGCCATGCCTGCTACCTCCACAAACCACAAGACTTCCACCTCGTCCTTCTTGCCTTCCTTGACCATCTGCCTTGA
- the ABHD14B gene encoding putative protein-lysine deacylase ABHD14B isoform X2 encodes MHVEQLAEGLGAGPCPVLGARGAEGRGETETAVRRLGLAAPVGPGTACGHKRAPRSTARPTPSGGPHPCFPAPGPSRRLHSPASYLREPTQLPRCFTSTAGGMADVEQHEGTIQVQGQRLFFREAHPASGQATRFSVLLLHGIRFSSETWQNLGTLHRLAQAGYWAVAIDLPGLGRSKEATAPAPVGELVPSSFLATVVDALDMGPPVVISPSLSGMYSLPFLVAPGSQIRGYVPVAPICTDKINAADYARVKTSVLIAYGDQDPMGQTSFEHLKQLPNHRVLVMEGAGHPCYLDKPEEWHTGLLDFLQELA; translated from the exons ATGCATGTGGAGCAGCTCGCTGAGGGTCTCGGGGCCGGACCCTGTCCGGTGCTTGGGGCACGTGGGGCCGAGGGgcgtggggaaactgagacagcTGTGAGAAGGCTGGGTCTAGCAGCACCCGTCGGCCCTGGGACGGCTTGCGGCCACAAGCGGGCGCCCCGGAGCACGGCCCGGCCCACGCCCTCCGGCGGGCCACATCCCTGCTTCCCCGCCCCGGGCCCCAGTCGCCGCCTGCACTCGCCTGCCTCCTATTTGCGAGAGCCCACGCAGCTCCCCAG GTGCTTCACCAGCACAGCAGGAGGTATGGCGGACGTGGAGCAGCACGAGGGCACCATCCAGGTGCAGGGCCAGAGACTCTTTTTCCGAGAGGCTCACCCGGCCAGTGGGCAGGCCACCCGCTTCTCCGTGCTGCTGTTGCATGGCATACGCTTCTCCTCCGAGACCTGGCAGAACCTGGGCACGCTGCACAGGCTGGCCCAGGCTGGCTACTGGGCTGTGGCCATTGACCTGCCAG GTCTGGGGCGATCCAAGGAAGCAACAGCCCCTGCCCCTGTTGGGGAGCTGGTCCCCAGCAGCTTTCTGGCAACTGTGGTGGATGCCTTGGATATGGGCCCCCCAGTCGTGATCAGCCCATCGTTGAGTGGCATGTACTCCCTGCCCTTCCTCGTGGCCCCAGGCTCCCAGATCCGGGGCTATGTGCCAGTGGCCCCCATCTGCACTGACAAAATCAATGCTGCCGACTATGCCAGAGTGAAG ACCTCGGTTCTTATCGCGTATGGAGACCAGGACCCCATGGGTCAGACCAGCTTTGAGCACCTGAAGCAGCTGCCCAACCACCGGGTGTTAGTCATGGAGGGGGCGGGGCACCCCTGTTACCTTGACAAACCCGAGGAGTGGCATACAGGGCTGCTGGATTTCCTGCAGGAGCTAGCATGA
- the ACY1 gene encoding aminoacylase-1 isoform X1, with protein MASKRREGEHPSVTLFRQYLRIRTVQPEPDYGAAVAFLEERACQLGLGCQKVEVAPGRVVTVLTWPGTNPRLSSLLLNSHTDVVPVFKEHWSHDPFEAFKDADGYIYGRGAQDMKCVSIQYLEAVRRLKVEGHHFPRTIHMTFVPDEEIGGHQGMELFVKRPEFQALRAGFALDEGLANPTDAFTVFYSERSPWWVQVTSTGKPGHGSRFIEDTAAEKLHKVVSSILAFREKERQRLQSDPQLKQGAVTSVNLTKLEGGVAYNVVPATMSASFDFRVAPDVDLKAFEEQLQGWCQAAGEGVTFEFAQKWTEPRVTSTDDSDPWWAAFSGVCKDMNLTLEPEIFPAATDSRYLRAVGVPALGFSPMNHTPVLLHDHDERLHEAMFLRGIDIYTRLLPALASVPALPSES; from the exons ATGGCCAGCAAGCGTCGTGAAGGCGAGCACCCATCCGTGACGCTCTTCCGTCAGTACCTGCGCATCCGCACCGTCCAACCCGAGCCCGACTACG GGGCTGCCGTGGCCTTCCTTGAGGAGAGAGCCTGCCAACTGGGCCTGGGCTGTCAGAAAGTGGAG GTGGCACCTGGCCGTGTGGTGACTGTGCTGACCTGGCCAGGCACCAACCCCAgactctcttccctcttgctcaATTCCCACACCGATGTGGTGCCTGTCTTCAAG gaacATTGGAGTCATGACCCCTTTGAAGCCTTCAAGGATGCTGACGGCTACATCTATGGCAGGGGCGCCCAGGACATGAAGTGTGTCAGCATCCA GTACCTGGAGGCTGTGAGGAGGCTGAAGGTTGAGGGCCACCATTTCCCCAGAACCATCCACATGACCTTTGTGCCAG atgaggagattgGGGGTCACCAAGGCATGGAGCTGTTTGTGAAGCGGCCCGAGTTCCAGGCCCTGAGGGCTGGCTTCGCCCTGGATGAGG GCCTGGCCAACCCCACTGACGCCTTCACTGTGTTTTACAGTGAGCGGAGCCCCTGGT GGGTGCAGGTCACAAGCACTGGGAAGCCAGGCCACGGCTCACGATTCATTGAGGACACGGCAGCAGAGAAGCTG CACAAGGTTGTGAGCTCTATCCTGGCTTTTCGGGAGAAGGAGAGGCAGAG GCTGCAGTCAGACCCTCAGCTGAAGCAGGGGGCCGTAACCTCCGTGAACCTGACTAAGCTAGAGGGTGGTGTAGCCTATAATGTGGTACCTGCCACTATGAGCGCCAGCTTTGACTTCCGCGTggcaccagatgtggacctgaaG GCTTTCGAGGAGCAGCTGCAGGGCTGGTGCCAGGCAGCTGGCGAAGGGGTCACCTTCGAGTTTGCTCAG AAATGGACAGAGCCCCGAGTGACATCTACTGATGATTCAGACCCCTGGTGGGCAGCTTTTAGTGGGGTCTGCAAGGACAT GAACCTCACCCTGGAGCCGGAGATCTTCCCCGCTGCCACAGACAGCCGCTATCTTCGCGCG GTGGGGGTCCCAGCTCTGGGCTTCTCACCCATGAACCACACACCCGTGCTGCTCCACGACCACGATGAACGGCTGCACGAGGCCATGTTCCTCCGCGGGATCGACATATACACTCGGCTGCTGCCTGCCCTGGCCAGCGTGCCCGCCCTGCCCAGCGAAAGCTGA
- the PCBP4 gene encoding poly(rC)-binding protein 4 isoform X5, producing the protein MSLAVVSGRLSRGQCGTERPSRRAATAAGQPQRGPIDNGPLFQEVRAGQATAWTHSQAASAPAPPDRMSGSDAGLEEEPELSITLTLRMLMHGKEVGSIIGKKGETVKRIREQSSARITISEGSCPERITTITGSTAAVFHAVSMIAFKLDEDLCAAPANGGNVSRPPVTLRLVIPASQCGSLIGKAGTKIKEIRETTGAQVQVAGDLLPNSTERAVTVSGVPDAIILCVRQICAVILESPPKGATIPYHPSLSLGTVLLSTNQGFSVQGQYGAVTSAEVTKLQQLSGHAVPFASPSMVPAGLDPGTQTSSQEFLVPNDLIGCVIGRQGSKISEIRQMSGAHIKIGNQAEGAGERHVTITGSPVSIALAQYLITAWATAGLGGLHCQDGSGQWEQES; encoded by the exons ATGTCACTCGCAGTTGTGAGCGGCCGCCTCTCCCGGGGACAATGTGGGACTGAGCGGCCCAGCCGCCGCGCCGCCACCGCCGCAGGACAGCCCCAGCGAG GGCCAATCGACAACGGTCCCCTCTTCCAAGAGGTCAG AGCCGGCCAGGCCACAGCGTGGACGCACTCCCAGGCGGCCTCGGCCCCAGCCCCGCCTGACAGGATGAGCGGCTCAGAtgcggggctggaggaggagccaGAGCTCAGCATCACCCTCACACTGCGGATGCTGATGCATGGGAAA GAAGTGGGCAGCATAATTGGGAAG AAAGGAGAGACTGTAAAGCGAATCCGGGAACAG AGTAGCGCCCGGATCACCATCTCTGAGGGCTCCTGCCCTGAGCGCATCACCACCATCACCGGATCTACAGCAGCCGTCTTCCATGCAGTCTCCATGATTGCCTTCAAGCTGGATGAG GACCTCTGTGCTGCTCCTGCAAACGGGGGGAATGTCTCCAGACCTCCAGTGACCCTGCGCCTTGTCATCCCTGCAAGCCAGTGTGGCTCGCTGATTGGGAAGGCTGGCACCAAGATCAAGGAGATCCGAGAG ACTACAGGTGCCCAGGTGCAGGTGGCAGGGGACCTGCTCCCCAACTCCACAGAGCGTGCTGTCACCGTCTCTGGGGTGCCTGATGCCATCATCTTGTGTGTGCGCCAGATCTGTGCTGTCATCCTGGAG TCCCCACCCAAAGGAGCCACTATCCCATATCATCCAAGCCTCTCCTTAGGTACTGTCCTTCTCTCCACCAACCAG GGCTTCTCCGTCCAGGGTCAGTATGGGGCTGTGACCTCAGCTGAG GTCACCAAGCTCCAGCAGCTCTCGGGCCACGCAGTCCCCTTCGCCTCACCCAGCATGGTGCCAG CAGGACTGGATCCTGGCACACAGACCAGCTCACAGGAGTTCTTGGTTCCCAACGAC CTGATTGGCTGCGTGATTGGGCGCCAGGGCAGCAAGATCAGTGAGATCCGGCAGATGTCAGGGGCACATATCAAGATCGGGAACCAAGCAGAGGGCGCTGGTGAGCGGCACGTGACCATCACTGGTTCACCAGTGTCCATCGCCCTGGCCCAGTACCTCATCACTGCCTG
- the PCBP4 gene encoding poly(rC)-binding protein 4 isoform X6 — MSLAVVSGRLSRGQCGTERPSRRAATAAGQPQRGPIDNGPLFQEVRAGQATAWTHSQAASAPAPPDRMSGSDAGLEEEPELSITLTLRMLMHGKEVGSIIGKKGETVKRIREQSSARITISEGSCPERITTITGSTAAVFHAVSMIAFKLDEDLCAAPANGGNVSRPPVTLRLVIPASQCGSLIGKAGTKIKEIRETTGAQVQVAGDLLPNSTERAVTVSGVPDAIILCVRQICAVILESPPKGATIPYHPSLSLGTVLLSTNQGFSVQGQYGAVTSAEVTKLQQLSGHAVPFASPSMVPGLDPGTQTSSQEFLVPNDLIGCVIGRQGSKISEIRQMSGAHIKIGNQAEGAGERHVTITGSPVSIALAQYLITAWATAGLGGLHCQDGSGQWEQES, encoded by the exons ATGTCACTCGCAGTTGTGAGCGGCCGCCTCTCCCGGGGACAATGTGGGACTGAGCGGCCCAGCCGCCGCGCCGCCACCGCCGCAGGACAGCCCCAGCGAG GGCCAATCGACAACGGTCCCCTCTTCCAAGAGGTCAG AGCCGGCCAGGCCACAGCGTGGACGCACTCCCAGGCGGCCTCGGCCCCAGCCCCGCCTGACAGGATGAGCGGCTCAGAtgcggggctggaggaggagccaGAGCTCAGCATCACCCTCACACTGCGGATGCTGATGCATGGGAAA GAAGTGGGCAGCATAATTGGGAAG AAAGGAGAGACTGTAAAGCGAATCCGGGAACAG AGTAGCGCCCGGATCACCATCTCTGAGGGCTCCTGCCCTGAGCGCATCACCACCATCACCGGATCTACAGCAGCCGTCTTCCATGCAGTCTCCATGATTGCCTTCAAGCTGGATGAG GACCTCTGTGCTGCTCCTGCAAACGGGGGGAATGTCTCCAGACCTCCAGTGACCCTGCGCCTTGTCATCCCTGCAAGCCAGTGTGGCTCGCTGATTGGGAAGGCTGGCACCAAGATCAAGGAGATCCGAGAG ACTACAGGTGCCCAGGTGCAGGTGGCAGGGGACCTGCTCCCCAACTCCACAGAGCGTGCTGTCACCGTCTCTGGGGTGCCTGATGCCATCATCTTGTGTGTGCGCCAGATCTGTGCTGTCATCCTGGAG TCCCCACCCAAAGGAGCCACTATCCCATATCATCCAAGCCTCTCCTTAGGTACTGTCCTTCTCTCCACCAACCAG GGCTTCTCCGTCCAGGGTCAGTATGGGGCTGTGACCTCAGCTGAG GTCACCAAGCTCCAGCAGCTCTCGGGCCACGCAGTCCCCTTCGCCTCACCCAGCATGGTGCCAG GACTGGATCCTGGCACACAGACCAGCTCACAGGAGTTCTTGGTTCCCAACGAC CTGATTGGCTGCGTGATTGGGCGCCAGGGCAGCAAGATCAGTGAGATCCGGCAGATGTCAGGGGCACATATCAAGATCGGGAACCAAGCAGAGGGCGCTGGTGAGCGGCACGTGACCATCACTGGTTCACCAGTGTCCATCGCCCTGGCCCAGTACCTCATCACTGCCTG
- the RPL29 gene encoding large ribosomal subunit protein eL29, with protein MAKSKNHTTHNQSRKWHRNGIKKPRSQRYESLKGVDPKFLRNMRFAKKHNKRGLKKMQANNAKAVTARAEAIKTLVKPKEVKPRIPTGGSRKLSRLAYIAHPRLGKRARARIAKGLRLCRPKSQAKAQTKAKAAGAAAAPAVAPAPAPAPAPAPKGAQAPTKAPE; from the exons ATGGCCAAGTCCAAGAACCACACCACGCACAACCAGT cCCGAAAATGGCACAGAAATGGCATCAAGAAACCCCGATCACAACGATATGAATCTCTTAAGGGG GTGGACCCCAAGTTCCTGAGGAACATGCGTTTTGCCAAGAAGCACAACAAGAGGGGCCTGAAGAAGATGCAGGCCAACAACGCCAAGGCCGTAACTGCACGTGCTGAGGCTATCAAGACTCTTGTAAAGCCCAAGGAGGTCAAGCCCAGGATCCCAACGGGCGGCAGCCGCAAGCTCAGTCGACTTGCCTACATTGCTCACCCCAGGCTCGGGAAACGTGCTCGTGCCCGCATCGCCAAGGGTCTCAGGCTCTGCCGGCCAAAGTCCCAGGCCAAGGCTCAAACCAAGGCAAAGGCTGCAGGTGCAGCTGCGGCTCCGGCTGTGGCTCCAGCTCCCGCTCCCGCTCCCGCTCCCGCTCCCAAAGGTGCCCAGGCCCCCACAAAGGCTCCAGAGTAG